One Streptomyces sp. P9-A2 DNA window includes the following coding sequences:
- a CDS encoding tyrosine-type recombinase/integrase, translating to MGSFFKSCACVRQNRCSHPYSIRYRDASGCQREETGHATQQAALDRLTKVYKEKRSTPRAQADLKREIGKQRFGEYSSTWLTRQRHYAPGSVRAVRQVLNSQILPVLESRRMKTFTATVVDDFIMSMEERSVGLAAQQNAFDTLKKILLDARRRGGITEDPFEGVIPPEYTPRKIDIPSLDEIHELKSASSDGLRLVIDLMSGCGLRNGEAFAANLERMVADDVYRITEQIEGKMRRRAPLKHRKFGEFRETPMPWAVRESLLRYEKEHGTDANGYLLRTQRSPYWAHTTLEYQWGAAKKRAGVTRRLTTYSLRHFFASNCLTKGIPITDVAEWMGHRNINMTFKIYRHLMPASIGRAAKLLNEGL from the coding sequence ATGGGCAGCTTCTTCAAGAGCTGCGCCTGCGTCCGCCAGAACCGTTGCTCTCACCCCTATTCCATTCGCTACCGGGACGCTTCCGGCTGCCAGCGCGAGGAGACGGGGCATGCGACACAACAGGCGGCACTGGACCGACTGACCAAGGTCTACAAAGAGAAGCGGAGTACTCCACGCGCCCAGGCCGACCTCAAACGTGAGATCGGAAAGCAGCGCTTCGGGGAATACTCCTCCACCTGGCTCACCAGGCAACGTCACTACGCCCCTGGCAGTGTCCGCGCGGTCAGGCAGGTCCTCAACAGCCAGATTCTCCCGGTGCTCGAGTCACGGCGGATGAAAACGTTCACGGCGACGGTCGTCGACGACTTCATCATGTCGATGGAGGAACGTTCCGTCGGACTGGCCGCCCAACAGAACGCCTTCGACACCCTCAAAAAGATCCTTCTCGACGCACGCCGTCGCGGCGGGATCACCGAGGACCCGTTCGAGGGTGTCATCCCGCCCGAGTACACACCCCGCAAGATTGATATCCCGTCGCTGGACGAGATACACGAGCTGAAGTCCGCCAGCAGCGACGGGCTACGGCTCGTCATCGATCTCATGTCCGGCTGCGGTCTCCGCAACGGAGAAGCATTTGCCGCGAATCTGGAACGGATGGTCGCGGACGACGTCTACCGCATCACCGAACAAATCGAGGGAAAGATGCGAAGACGGGCACCGTTGAAACACCGCAAGTTCGGAGAGTTCCGCGAAACCCCGATGCCGTGGGCCGTGCGGGAGTCCCTCCTCCGCTACGAGAAGGAGCACGGCACCGACGCAAACGGATACCTGCTCCGGACCCAGCGTTCTCCATACTGGGCTCACACGACACTTGAATACCAGTGGGGCGCCGCCAAGAAGCGGGCGGGCGTCACCAGGAGGCTCACTACCTACTCCTTGCGTCATTTTTTCGCCTCGAACTGTCTGACCAAGGGAATACCCATTACAGACGTGGCGGAATGGATGGGGCACAGGAACATCAACATGACCTTCAAGATCTACCGGCATCTCATGCCGGCGTCGATCGGACGGGCCGCGAAGCTCCTGAACGAGGGTTTGTAA
- a CDS encoding helix-turn-helix domain-containing protein, which produces MSRTDSMHGACGERMSRYLGVDEAAAYLAVSRRWMYRESRRHGLPRYYFGGKLRFKIIDLDKWAQQQKVT; this is translated from the coding sequence ATGAGCCGAACCGATTCGATGCACGGAGCATGCGGCGAGCGGATGAGCCGGTATCTGGGAGTCGATGAAGCAGCGGCATACCTCGCCGTGAGTCGGCGCTGGATGTACCGGGAATCCAGGCGGCATGGGCTGCCGCGGTACTACTTCGGCGGAAAACTCAGGTTCAAGATCATTGATCTGGACAAGTGGGCCCAGCAGCAGAAGGTCACCTGA
- a CDS encoding WhiB family transcriptional regulator, translating into MCEGHPAPRIRGDQTWQARAACAVAAEAMKDPDLFFPGTLADEQRLHLAKGICSSCAVREACLEAALECGDAAGIRGGLTEEERRAIRHRFELRCDPVRVAAALAGRDVYLTQPERQELIRWAAESRTSIPQLARVLKVSEAHVKKLLRQERRANARSRASSAAQATCEVTSV; encoded by the coding sequence ATGTGCGAAGGACACCCTGCTCCCCGGATCAGAGGAGACCAGACCTGGCAGGCGAGGGCGGCATGTGCCGTAGCCGCTGAGGCAATGAAGGACCCTGATCTTTTCTTCCCCGGAACGCTCGCGGATGAGCAGCGCCTCCACCTTGCCAAAGGGATCTGCTCGTCCTGTGCAGTCAGGGAGGCATGTCTTGAAGCTGCTTTGGAATGTGGCGACGCTGCCGGTATACGAGGTGGCCTGACGGAAGAGGAACGCAGAGCCATCCGGCATCGCTTCGAGCTGAGGTGTGATCCCGTCAGGGTTGCGGCAGCGCTGGCCGGGAGGGACGTGTATCTCACCCAGCCAGAGAGGCAAGAGTTGATCCGATGGGCTGCTGAGTCCAGGACGTCGATTCCACAACTGGCCAGGGTTCTCAAGGTTTCGGAGGCGCATGTGAAGAAGCTCCTCCGACAAGAGCGTCGTGCCAATGCCCGCTCGAGGGCTTCGAGCGCTGCGCAGGCTACGTGCGAGGTGACCTCAGTATGA